In a genomic window of Mycolicibacillus parakoreensis:
- a CDS encoding alpha/beta fold hydrolase: MGRLRMLSSVLLTFGMVLAAPAGAAPESPDARTATPNWTACGQLVDTGAIPTAQCTMLAVPVDYADPSGAQAKLAVIRVPATGRRVGALLVNPGGPGASAVDAAAGMAAALRDTPVGQHFDLVGFDPRGVGHSTPQLRCRTDAEFDAFRREPMVDYSPAGVAHIEELLSRRAQRCVDRMGADFLANVGTASAARDMDQVRRLLGEEQINYLGYSYGTQLGAAYLERFGDRVRTMVLDGAVDPAVGPIEANVAQMAGFQVAFNDYAADCAQSAGCPLGTDPTKAVAHYRALVDPLVDRPAPTRDPRGLSYADAITGTLNALYTPQYWTHLTNGLRGLQTGTGADALLALADDYQQRDARGHYGNIQDSFDAVRCVDAATPTDPAAWADADRRIRRQAPFLSYGDFTGYAPRDVCALWPVPAAGPARPVAPAAPGKAVVVSTTHDPATPYQAGVSLARQLGAPLISYEGTQHTVVFSGSRCVDTAILRYLANQVSPPAQLRC; the protein is encoded by the coding sequence ATGGGGCGCCTGAGAATGTTGAGCTCGGTGCTGCTCACGTTCGGGATGGTGCTCGCCGCACCGGCCGGCGCGGCGCCGGAGTCGCCGGACGCCCGCACCGCCACACCGAACTGGACCGCCTGCGGTCAGCTCGTCGACACCGGTGCGATCCCCACCGCGCAGTGCACGATGCTGGCGGTCCCGGTGGACTACGCCGACCCCAGCGGGGCCCAGGCCAAGCTGGCGGTGATCCGCGTGCCGGCCACCGGCCGGCGGGTCGGTGCGCTGCTCGTCAACCCCGGTGGGCCGGGAGCGTCCGCCGTCGACGCCGCCGCGGGGATGGCCGCCGCGCTGCGTGACACCCCCGTCGGGCAGCACTTCGACCTGGTCGGCTTCGACCCGCGCGGGGTGGGCCACTCCACCCCGCAGCTGCGGTGCCGCACCGACGCCGAATTCGACGCGTTCCGCCGCGAACCGATGGTCGACTACAGCCCGGCCGGCGTGGCCCACATCGAGGAGCTGCTGAGCCGGCGAGCGCAGCGCTGTGTGGACCGGATGGGGGCCGACTTCCTGGCCAACGTGGGCACGGCGTCGGCGGCCCGCGACATGGACCAGGTGCGTCGGCTGCTCGGCGAAGAGCAGATCAACTACCTCGGCTACAGCTACGGCACCCAGCTGGGGGCGGCCTACCTGGAACGCTTCGGCGACCGGGTGCGCACCATGGTGCTCGACGGTGCGGTGGACCCCGCCGTCGGCCCGATCGAGGCGAACGTCGCGCAGATGGCCGGTTTCCAGGTCGCGTTCAACGACTACGCCGCCGACTGCGCCCAGTCGGCGGGCTGCCCGCTGGGCACCGACCCGACCAAGGCGGTCGCCCACTACCGCGCGCTGGTCGACCCGCTGGTCGACCGGCCGGCACCGACCCGCGACCCGCGTGGACTCAGCTACGCCGATGCGATCACCGGCACCCTCAACGCGCTGTACACCCCGCAGTACTGGACGCATCTGACCAATGGGCTGCGTGGGCTGCAGACCGGTACCGGCGCCGACGCGTTGCTGGCGTTGGCCGACGACTACCAGCAGCGCGACGCCCGCGGCCACTACGGCAACATCCAGGACAGCTTCGATGCGGTGCGCTGCGTGGACGCGGCCACCCCGACCGACCCGGCCGCCTGGGCGGACGCCGACCGCCGGATCCGCCGGCAGGCGCCCTTCCTCAGCTACGGCGACTTCACCGGCTACGCGCCCCGCGACGTGTGTGCGCTGTGGCCGGTGCCGGCCGCCGGGCCCGCCCGGCCGGTCGCGCCGGCCGCCCCGGGCAAGGCCGTCGTCGTCTCCACCACCCACGACCCGGCCACCCCCTATCAGGCCGGGGTCAGCCTGGCCCGCCAACTCGGCGCCCCGCTGATCAGCTACGAGGGCACCCAGCACACGGTGGTGTTCAGCGGCAGCCGCTGTGTCGACACCGCGATCCTGCGCTACCTCGCCAACCAGGTCAGCCCGCCTGCCCAGCTGCGCTGCTGA
- a CDS encoding PaaI family thioesterase, with translation MDFTFDAISADERAHAEAVYTPFTQAIRELIDAAVRTGVDGQTIAQAQHAVEAVTATLTVTEQAGTRTLRDAVTGRPIAWGNPVVGSRNAIAPPLDIQFTDGECWAEFDLGSAYEGPPGWVHGGMCALVLDHILGEAASDQLSKPFFTGTLTCKYLRGTPLGRLRAVARLERVDGVKAYAHGHISDADGVTVQADGVFIMPAWARGQP, from the coding sequence GTGGACTTCACCTTTGACGCCATCAGCGCCGATGAGCGCGCGCACGCCGAAGCGGTCTACACCCCGTTCACCCAAGCGATCCGTGAGCTGATCGACGCGGCCGTGCGCACCGGCGTCGACGGGCAGACCATCGCGCAGGCCCAGCACGCCGTCGAGGCGGTCACCGCCACGCTGACGGTCACCGAGCAGGCCGGCACCCGGACGCTGCGCGATGCCGTCACCGGACGGCCGATCGCCTGGGGCAACCCGGTGGTGGGGTCCCGCAACGCGATCGCGCCGCCGCTGGACATCCAGTTCACCGACGGCGAGTGCTGGGCCGAATTCGACCTCGGCTCGGCCTACGAGGGGCCGCCGGGCTGGGTGCACGGAGGGATGTGCGCGCTCGTGTTGGACCACATTCTCGGCGAGGCGGCCAGCGACCAGCTGAGCAAACCGTTCTTCACCGGAACCCTGACCTGCAAATATCTGCGTGGCACCCCATTGGGTCGCCTCCGAGCGGTAGCCCGCCTGGAGCGTGTGGACGGCGTCAAGGCCTACGCGCACGGTCACATCAGCGATGCCGACGGCGTCACCGTCCAAGCCGACGGGGTGTTCATCATGCCGGCGTGGGCCCGGGGGCAGCCGTGA
- a CDS encoding bifunctional [glutamine synthetase] adenylyltransferase/[glutamine synthetase]-adenylyl-L-tyrosine phosphorylase yields the protein MTGASTQRRALPSVGRLGLVHPNAAADLARLGWSAHGDRAHLELLWSLSRAPDGDAALLALVRLAEALGDDWPDLDAQLLTDRTLRGRLFAVLGSSLALGDHLVAHPQSWRLLCGGAQSATLPPPQRLREEFAAAHGDVDDPVETVMARLRLCYLDRLLVLAALDLASIVEDEPVLAFPVVGAHLADLADAALAAALRVAERLVCGTDPSPRLAVIAMGKCGARELNYVSDVDVIFVGEHADASTTRVAGEMMRLASETFFAVDAGLRPEGNQGELVRTLDSHIAYYQRWAKTWEFQALLKARPAAGDPELGEQYIAALQPMVWTASERDHFVTEVQAMRRRVERLVPAEVREREIKLGTGGLRDVEFAVQLLQLVHGRSDDSLHVASTVDALAALGAGGYIGRDDSANLTASYEFLRLLEHRLQLQRLKRTHLLPAPDDDEALRWLARAAHIRPQGRRDALGVLRNEIKRQNLRVSRLHAKLFYQPLLELVGRAELQFADGLTAEAAERQLAALGYESPQSALAHLDALINQSGRRGTVQAVLLPGLLDWLSDTPDPDAGLLAYRRLSEALTDYHWYLATLRDESAVAKRLMHVLGTSAYIPEMLMRAPDVLQSYGDGPRGPKLLDTEPGAVAGALTRSAARYVDPVRAIAASRALRRQELVRVASADLLGLLDVPAVCAALTSVWAAVLQAALNVVIRANLPDEALAPATIAVIGMGRLGGRELGYGSDADVMFVCEPAGGVDDAVAVRWAISMAEQVRALLATPSVDPPLDVDINLRPEGRSGPLVRTLGSYAAYYRRWAEPWEVQALLRAHPVAGDPDLGHRFLLMIDDTRYPAEGVSETAVREIRRIKARVDAERLPRGADPTTHTKLGRGGLADVEWTVQLLQLRHAHEIPALHNTSTLETLTAIADAGLLAADEVELLRQSWLTATRARNALVLVRGKPTDQLPGPGRQLNAVAVAAGWHNDDGSEFLDNYLRVTRRAKAVVRKVFEE from the coding sequence GTGACCGGAGCATCGACCCAACGCCGCGCCCTGCCCAGTGTGGGGCGGCTGGGTCTGGTGCATCCGAACGCCGCCGCGGATCTTGCCCGACTGGGCTGGAGCGCCCACGGCGACCGGGCCCACCTGGAGCTGCTCTGGTCGCTGTCGCGGGCCCCCGACGGTGATGCCGCGCTGCTGGCCCTGGTCCGGTTGGCCGAGGCGCTCGGCGACGACTGGCCCGACCTCGATGCGCAGCTGCTGACCGACCGCACTCTGCGCGGGCGGCTGTTCGCGGTGTTGGGCTCCTCGCTGGCGCTCGGCGATCATCTGGTCGCCCATCCGCAGTCCTGGCGGCTGTTGTGCGGCGGGGCCCAGAGCGCGACGCTGCCGCCCCCGCAGCGACTGCGCGAGGAGTTCGCCGCGGCCCACGGCGACGTCGACGACCCGGTGGAGACGGTGATGGCGCGGCTGCGGCTGTGCTACCTCGACCGGCTTTTGGTGTTGGCTGCCCTGGATCTGGCGTCGATCGTCGAAGACGAACCGGTGCTGGCGTTCCCGGTGGTCGGCGCGCATCTGGCCGATCTGGCCGATGCGGCGCTCGCCGCGGCGCTGCGGGTCGCCGAACGTTTGGTGTGCGGCACCGACCCGTCACCGCGACTTGCGGTGATCGCGATGGGCAAATGCGGAGCGCGGGAACTCAATTACGTCAGCGATGTCGACGTCATTTTCGTCGGCGAACACGCCGACGCGAGCACCACCCGCGTCGCGGGGGAGATGATGCGACTGGCGTCGGAGACGTTCTTCGCCGTCGACGCCGGGCTGCGTCCGGAGGGCAACCAGGGCGAGTTGGTGCGCACCCTGGACTCCCACATCGCCTACTACCAGCGGTGGGCGAAAACCTGGGAATTCCAGGCGCTGTTGAAGGCACGCCCGGCGGCCGGAGACCCCGAGCTGGGCGAGCAGTACATCGCGGCGCTGCAGCCGATGGTGTGGACGGCCTCCGAGCGGGACCACTTCGTGACCGAGGTCCAGGCCATGCGCCGGCGGGTGGAGCGGTTGGTCCCGGCCGAGGTGCGCGAACGCGAGATCAAACTCGGCACCGGCGGGCTGCGGGACGTGGAGTTCGCGGTGCAGCTTTTGCAGCTGGTGCACGGACGCAGCGACGACTCGCTGCACGTCGCGTCCACCGTCGACGCGCTGGCCGCGCTCGGAGCGGGCGGCTACATCGGTCGTGACGACAGCGCCAACCTCACCGCCTCCTACGAGTTCCTGCGGTTGCTGGAGCACCGCCTGCAGCTGCAGCGGCTCAAACGCACCCACCTGCTGCCGGCGCCCGACGACGACGAGGCACTGCGCTGGCTGGCCCGCGCGGCCCACATCCGCCCGCAGGGCCGTCGCGATGCGCTGGGGGTGCTGCGCAACGAGATCAAGCGGCAGAACCTGCGGGTGTCGCGGCTGCACGCCAAGCTGTTCTATCAACCGTTGCTGGAGCTGGTCGGGCGCGCCGAACTGCAGTTCGCCGACGGCCTGACCGCCGAGGCCGCCGAACGTCAATTGGCGGCGCTGGGCTATGAGAGCCCGCAGAGCGCCCTGGCCCACCTCGATGCGCTGATCAACCAGAGTGGGCGGCGCGGCACCGTGCAGGCGGTGCTGCTGCCCGGATTGTTGGACTGGCTCTCCGACACCCCCGACCCCGACGCCGGGCTGCTCGCCTACCGCCGGCTCAGCGAGGCCCTCACCGACTACCACTGGTATCTGGCGACGCTGCGCGACGAGAGTGCGGTCGCCAAACGGCTGATGCACGTGCTGGGCACCTCGGCGTACATCCCGGAGATGCTGATGCGCGCCCCCGACGTGCTGCAGTCCTACGGTGACGGCCCGCGCGGTCCGAAACTGCTCGACACCGAACCCGGAGCGGTGGCCGGCGCCTTGACCAGATCGGCGGCCCGCTACGTCGACCCGGTGCGCGCGATCGCCGCCTCCCGGGCGTTGCGCCGCCAGGAACTGGTCCGGGTCGCGTCGGCGGATCTGTTGGGGCTGCTCGACGTGCCCGCGGTCTGTGCGGCGCTGACCTCGGTGTGGGCGGCGGTGCTGCAGGCGGCGCTCAACGTGGTGATCCGGGCCAACCTGCCCGATGAGGCGCTGGCGCCGGCGACGATCGCGGTGATCGGGATGGGCCGGTTGGGCGGGCGCGAACTGGGCTACGGTTCGGATGCCGACGTGATGTTCGTCTGTGAGCCGGCCGGTGGTGTCGACGACGCGGTCGCGGTGCGTTGGGCGATCTCGATGGCCGAGCAGGTGCGCGCGCTGTTGGCCACCCCCAGCGTCGACCCGCCGCTGGACGTCGACATCAACCTGCGCCCGGAGGGACGCAGCGGGCCGCTGGTGCGCACCCTGGGTTCCTACGCCGCCTACTACCGGCGATGGGCCGAACCCTGGGAGGTGCAGGCGTTGCTGCGCGCCCACCCCGTCGCCGGCGACCCCGACCTGGGGCATCGGTTCCTGTTGATGATCGATGACACCCGCTACCCGGCCGAGGGGGTCTCGGAGACCGCGGTGCGCGAGATCCGGCGGATCAAGGCCCGCGTCGACGCCGAGCGGCTGCCCCGCGGCGCCGACCCCACCACCCACACCAAGCTGGGGCGCGGCGGGCTCGCCGACGTGGAATGGACGGTGCAGCTACTGCAGCTGCGCCACGCCCACGAGATCCCGGCGCTGCACAACACCTCGACGTTGGAGACGTTGACCGCGATCGCCGACGCGGGTCTGCTGGCCGCCGACGAGGTGGAGTTGCTGCGTCAGTCCTGGCTGACGGCCACCCGGGCGCGCAACGCGCTGGTGTTGGTGCGCGGTAAACCCACCGACCAGTTGCCCGGGCCGGGCCGGCAGCTCAATGCGGTGGCGGTGGCCGCCGGTTGGCACAACGACGACGGCAGCGAGTTCCTGGACAACTACCTGCGGGTAACCCGGCGGGCCAAAGCGGTGGTGCGCAAGGTGTTCGAGGAGTGA
- a CDS encoding TIGR03619 family F420-dependent LLM class oxidoreductase has translation MKYYISTAFLDTREVVDVARAADELGYDGVGIPDHVVNLETLTTPYPYTRDGQRRWAAFTDWPDPWVLAGALAAVTRRLRFVTTVYIPAMRDPYSAAKAIGTAALLAGGRVELGIGVGWCAEEFALMGQRFDRRGRRTDEMLTLMRQLWQPGWTEFDGEFYTTPKLEMTPAPPPIPIYVGGLSDVALRRAARNDGWIGDLIRTDRAIEVAGRLRALRAENGLSNEEFTILTPLTDALSIADHQRAEDAGITGILTMPWMFYSGPQATLAEKIDGMKRFRDDYRLD, from the coding sequence GTGAAGTACTACATCAGCACCGCGTTCCTCGACACCCGTGAGGTCGTCGACGTCGCCCGGGCCGCCGATGAACTCGGCTACGACGGCGTCGGCATCCCGGACCACGTGGTCAACCTGGAGACGCTGACCACGCCCTACCCGTACACCCGCGACGGGCAACGCCGCTGGGCGGCATTCACCGACTGGCCCGATCCCTGGGTGCTTGCCGGGGCGCTGGCCGCGGTCACCCGCCGATTGCGGTTTGTCACCACCGTCTACATCCCGGCGATGCGCGACCCGTACTCGGCGGCCAAGGCGATCGGAACCGCGGCGCTGTTGGCCGGAGGGCGCGTCGAGTTGGGCATCGGGGTCGGCTGGTGTGCCGAGGAGTTCGCGTTGATGGGCCAGCGGTTCGACCGGCGCGGCCGGCGGACCGACGAGATGCTGACGCTGATGCGCCAACTCTGGCAGCCCGGCTGGACCGAGTTCGACGGCGAGTTCTACACCACGCCGAAACTGGAGATGACGCCGGCGCCGCCGCCGATCCCGATCTACGTGGGCGGACTCAGCGATGTCGCGTTGCGTCGTGCCGCCCGCAACGACGGGTGGATCGGGGACCTGATCAGAACCGACCGGGCCATCGAGGTGGCCGGTCGACTGCGTGCGCTGCGGGCCGAAAACGGTTTGTCAAACGAGGAATTCACGATTCTGACACCGCTCACCGATGCGCTGTCGATCGCGGACCACCAGCGCGCCGAGGACGCCGGCATCACCGGGATCCTCACCATGCCGTGGATGTTCTACAGCGGACCGCAGGCCACCCTGGCCGAGAAGATCGACGGTATGAAGCGATTCCGCGACGACTACCGGCTGGACTGA
- a CDS encoding DoxX family protein: protein MPADLDARLTDHAPTVLSVFRVVFGLLYCVHGTSKLFGWPVSTDLPTGHWPYWWAGLIEFVAGVLIMTGLFTRAAAFVAAGQMAVAYFWEHQPLALWPIDPAQGGHGGGEPSVLYCFAFLLLVFTGGGRYGLDRLRGQ, encoded by the coding sequence ATGCCGGCGGACCTCGATGCCCGACTCACCGACCACGCGCCCACCGTGCTCAGCGTCTTCCGGGTGGTGTTCGGGCTGCTGTACTGCGTGCACGGCACCTCGAAGCTGTTCGGTTGGCCGGTGAGCACGGACCTCCCGACGGGGCACTGGCCGTACTGGTGGGCCGGTCTGATCGAGTTCGTGGCCGGCGTTCTGATCATGACGGGGCTGTTCACTCGGGCCGCGGCGTTCGTCGCCGCCGGACAGATGGCGGTCGCCTACTTCTGGGAGCATCAGCCGTTGGCACTGTGGCCGATCGATCCGGCCCAAGGCGGCCACGGAGGCGGCGAGCCGTCGGTGTTGTACTGCTTCGCGTTTCTGCTGCTGGTGTTCACCGGTGGGGGACGCTACGGACTCGACCGGCTACGCGGTCAGTAA
- a CDS encoding acyl-CoA dehydrogenase family protein has product MSIRREPSWYDDEVRALFELALGFFEREVVAHVDKWDAQRHIDRQVWRTAGELGLLLCSVPPEYGGGGGTFAHDLAVFDAQGYSGDLSLGIAVHSGIVPHYILTYGTEEQKKQWLPPMATGEVIGAIGMSEPGAGSDLKAIRTTAVRRGDEYVVNGSKTFITNGGSADIVVLAVKTDPKAGARGISLLIVDLRDTPGYQVTRVLDKVGMHGADTAEQSFTDVVVPAANLLGPTEGEGFGQMINQLAQERLIVAAQAVGGTERAVDETVRYTKERDAFGQPLFDFQNTAFELAECATLARTSRTFLDHCIEAHLRDELDATDAAMAKYWLTDKQCEVVDRCVQLHGGYGYMREYLIARMYEDARVQRIYAGANEVMKQIISRSL; this is encoded by the coding sequence ATGAGCATTAGGCGGGAGCCGTCCTGGTACGACGACGAGGTCCGGGCGCTGTTCGAGTTGGCGCTCGGATTCTTTGAGCGCGAAGTCGTCGCCCACGTCGACAAGTGGGACGCCCAACGCCATATCGACCGGCAGGTGTGGCGCACCGCCGGCGAGCTGGGGCTGCTGCTGTGCTCGGTTCCCCCCGAATACGGCGGCGGTGGCGGCACTTTCGCCCACGATCTGGCCGTGTTCGACGCGCAGGGCTACTCCGGGGATCTGTCGTTGGGGATCGCGGTGCACAGCGGCATCGTGCCGCACTACATCCTGACCTACGGCACCGAGGAGCAGAAGAAGCAGTGGCTGCCTCCGATGGCCACCGGGGAGGTGATCGGCGCGATCGGGATGAGCGAACCCGGCGCCGGCTCCGACCTCAAGGCGATCCGCACCACCGCGGTGCGCCGCGGCGACGAGTACGTGGTCAACGGGTCCAAGACGTTCATCACCAACGGCGGCTCGGCCGACATAGTGGTGTTGGCGGTGAAAACCGACCCCAAAGCCGGCGCCCGCGGAATCTCGCTGCTCATCGTCGACCTGCGTGACACCCCCGGCTACCAGGTGACCCGGGTGCTCGACAAGGTGGGTATGCACGGCGCCGACACCGCCGAGCAATCCTTCACCGACGTGGTGGTGCCGGCTGCCAACCTGTTGGGCCCGACGGAGGGCGAAGGGTTCGGTCAGATGATCAACCAGCTCGCCCAGGAGCGACTGATCGTGGCGGCCCAGGCTGTCGGCGGCACCGAACGCGCGGTCGACGAGACCGTCCGCTACACCAAGGAGCGCGACGCCTTCGGCCAGCCGCTCTTCGACTTCCAGAACACCGCCTTCGAACTCGCCGAGTGCGCCACCCTGGCGCGCACCTCCCGCACCTTCCTCGACCACTGCATCGAGGCGCACCTGCGCGACGAGCTCGACGCCACCGACGCGGCCATGGCCAAATACTGGCTCACCGACAAACAGTGCGAGGTCGTCGACCGGTGCGTGCAGCTGCACGGCGGCTACGGCTACATGCGCGAATATCTCATCGCCCGGATGTATGAGGATGCCCGGGTGCAGCGCATCTACGCCGGGGCAAACGAGGTGATGAAACAGATCATCTCCCGCTCCCTGTAG
- the dtd gene encoding D-aminoacyl-tRNA deacylase, with protein MRVLVQRVHGARVVVDDVVVGAIAPDRQGLLALIGITHGDDAPTAARLADKLWRLRILADQRSAADLDAPILVVSQFTLYADTAKGRRPSWHAAAPRETAEPLVTEFAEALRRLGASVATGRFGTHMQVESVNDGPVTVLLES; from the coding sequence ATGCGGGTACTGGTGCAGCGGGTCCACGGCGCTCGGGTGGTGGTCGACGATGTGGTGGTCGGCGCGATCGCCCCGGACCGTCAGGGTCTGCTGGCGCTCATCGGGATAACCCACGGCGATGACGCCCCGACCGCGGCGCGACTGGCCGACAAGCTGTGGCGGCTGCGGATCCTGGCCGACCAGCGCTCGGCCGCCGACCTCGACGCCCCGATCCTGGTGGTCAGCCAGTTCACCCTCTACGCCGACACCGCCAAGGGCCGCCGGCCGTCGTGGCACGCCGCGGCCCCGCGCGAGACCGCCGAACCGCTTGTCACCGAGTTCGCCGAGGCGCTGCGTCGGCTCGGGGCGAGCGTGGCCACCGGCCGATTCGGCACCCACATGCAGGTGGAGTCGGTCAACGACGGTCCCGTGACGGTCCTGTTGGAGAGCTGA
- the glnA gene encoding type I glutamate--ammonia ligase, giving the protein MDRQKEFVLRTLEERDIRFVRLWFTDVLGYLKSVAIAPTELEGAFEEGVGFDGSSIEGFARVFESDTVARPDPSTFQVLPWTDGSGQPHSARMFCDITMPDGSPAWADPRHVLRRQLGKASDLGFTCYVHPEIEFFLLKPGPTDGSEPVPSDNAGYFDQAVHDSASGFRRHAIGALESMGISVEFSHHENAPGQQEIDLRYADALSMADNVMTFRYLIKEVAIDEGVRATFMPKPFGQYPGSAMHTHMSLFEGEVNAFHSPDDPLQLSDVGKSFIAGILEHAHEISAVTNQWVNSYKRLIHGGEAPTASSWGASNRSALVRVPMYSPHKTSSRRIEVRSPDSACNPYLTFAVMFAAGLRGVENEYVLGPQAEDNVWDLTSEERRAMGYRELPGSLDSALRAMEGSELVAEALGEQVFDFFLRNKRAEWSNYRSHVTPYELKTYLSL; this is encoded by the coding sequence ATGGACCGGCAGAAGGAGTTCGTGCTCCGCACCCTGGAGGAACGCGACATCCGGTTCGTGCGGCTCTGGTTCACCGACGTGTTGGGCTATCTCAAATCGGTGGCGATCGCGCCCACCGAACTCGAAGGTGCGTTTGAGGAAGGGGTCGGCTTCGACGGCTCCTCGATCGAGGGGTTCGCGCGGGTCTTCGAATCCGACACGGTGGCGCGTCCGGACCCGTCGACGTTTCAGGTGCTGCCCTGGACCGACGGCTCCGGCCAGCCCCACTCGGCGCGGATGTTCTGCGACATCACCATGCCCGACGGGTCGCCGGCCTGGGCCGATCCGCGACACGTGCTGCGCCGGCAACTGGGGAAGGCCAGCGACCTGGGCTTCACCTGCTACGTGCATCCGGAGATCGAATTCTTCCTGCTCAAACCCGGACCGACGGACGGTTCGGAGCCGGTGCCCTCGGACAACGCCGGTTACTTCGACCAGGCCGTGCACGATTCGGCGTCGGGCTTTCGCCGCCACGCGATCGGGGCGCTGGAATCGATGGGCATCTCGGTGGAGTTCAGCCACCACGAAAACGCCCCCGGGCAGCAGGAGATCGACCTGCGTTACGCCGACGCGCTGTCGATGGCCGACAATGTGATGACGTTCCGCTACCTGATCAAAGAGGTCGCCATCGATGAGGGTGTGCGTGCGACGTTCATGCCCAAACCGTTCGGCCAGTACCCCGGCTCGGCGATGCACACTCACATGAGCCTGTTCGAGGGCGAGGTCAACGCCTTCCACAGCCCCGACGACCCGCTGCAGCTCTCCGACGTCGGAAAGTCGTTCATCGCCGGGATTTTGGAACACGCCCACGAGATCAGCGCGGTCACCAACCAGTGGGTGAACTCCTACAAACGACTGATCCACGGGGGGGAGGCCCCGACCGCCTCGTCGTGGGGGGCGTCGAACCGCTCGGCGCTGGTGCGGGTGCCGATGTACAGCCCGCACAAGACGTCGTCGCGCCGCATCGAGGTGCGCAGCCCCGACTCGGCGTGCAACCCGTATCTGACGTTCGCCGTGATGTTCGCCGCCGGACTGCGCGGGGTGGAGAACGAGTACGTGCTCGGACCGCAGGCCGAGGACAACGTCTGGGACCTGACCTCCGAGGAGCGCCGCGCCATGGGGTACCGGGAGCTGCCGGGCAGCCTGGACAGTGCGCTGCGGGCGATGGAGGGTTCCGAACTGGTTGCAGAAGCATTGGGGGAGCAGGTTTTTGACTTCTTTCTGCGTAACAAGCGGGCGGAGTGGTCGAACTACCGCAGCCACGTGACCCCCTACGAGCTCAAAACCTACCTGTCGCTGTAA
- a CDS encoding endonuclease domain-containing protein, whose translation MSDRAWVAGSDGVVSRAALAAVGIGDAAIRQLVRGQTLRRLRPGWYAAPHADPAVCRAVALGGALTCISALDRHGVWVPDHAGQTLHLRLNAYRRRWVRGLAGIRPCACGPTPQAVDDLESAVIAVAGCLDGPELVAVLDSVLHQRKLSPQRLRELLAGHPRRVWRWLAAVDGSAESGTETLLRLYFRSRHIAFRTQVFIPGVGTVDFLVGTRLVVEADSRRHHAGDGIEADRERDLELHRLGFRPFRVSYQQVFHRFDRVAAALDAVLARGEHRGAAEIDV comes from the coding sequence GTGTCCGATCGGGCCTGGGTGGCGGGAAGTGACGGTGTCGTCAGCCGCGCCGCTCTGGCGGCGGTGGGCATCGGAGATGCGGCGATTCGGCAGCTGGTGCGCGGGCAGACGCTGCGACGGTTGCGTCCCGGGTGGTACGCGGCGCCGCATGCCGATCCCGCCGTCTGCCGGGCGGTGGCGCTGGGTGGTGCACTGACCTGCATCTCGGCGTTGGACCGGCACGGGGTCTGGGTTCCCGACCATGCCGGTCAGACCCTGCATCTGCGCCTGAACGCGTATCGGCGGCGGTGGGTGCGTGGCCTGGCCGGTATCCGGCCGTGTGCCTGCGGCCCTACCCCGCAGGCGGTGGACGACCTGGAGTCGGCGGTTATCGCCGTCGCGGGGTGCCTGGACGGACCCGAACTGGTCGCGGTGCTGGATTCGGTGCTGCATCAGCGGAAGCTCTCACCGCAGCGGCTGCGGGAGCTGCTGGCTGGACATCCTCGGCGGGTGTGGCGTTGGCTGGCCGCCGTCGACGGATCGGCGGAGTCGGGCACCGAAACCCTGCTCCGGTTGTATTTCCGCTCCCGCCATATCGCGTTTCGCACCCAGGTGTTCATCCCGGGGGTGGGAACCGTCGATTTCCTGGTCGGGACACGGTTGGTCGTCGAGGCCGACAGCCGGCGTCACCACGCCGGGGACGGTATCGAGGCCGACCGGGAACGGGACCTGGAGCTGCATCGGCTCGGATTCCGGCCGTTCCGGGTCTCCTACCAGCAGGTTTTCCACCGTTTCGATCGGGTCGCGGCCGCGTTGGACGCGGTGCTCGCTCGTGGCGAACACCGGGGTGCTGCTGAGATCGACGTCTGA